The sequence attttgggaaggaggtagaagcgggctgtccggggttgtgggactatgaggttggaagccgtagagggaagatctccagaggagatgaggtcagtgacagtcctttggacggtggcttgatgttcggtggtggggtcatggtccagagggaggtaggaagaggtgtctgtgagttggcgttgagcttctgcaaggtagaggtcggtacgccatacaacaacagcaccacccttgtctgcaggtttgatgaccatgtcggggttagacctgagagaacggagtgcctcaagttcagagggggacaggttagagtgagtgaggggggcagagaaattgagacgaccaatgtctcgccgacagttttcaatgaagagatcaagagcgggtaagaggccagggggaggggtccaggtagagggagaatgctggaggcgggtgaatgggtctgctggttggggggaggactcctggtcgaagaagtgagcccggaggcggaggcgacggaagaagagctcaacgtcatgccgagtgcgaaattcattgaggtgggtcgtaaggggataaaactgagacctttgctgagtacagaacgctcagcatcagagagggggaggtcagagggtatagtgaatacacggcaaggggtcagatcagaaggggtggggtcagagggaagtgaagcggaaggaggatctggaggggcattagtccccatcagctgctggagcttgcgttccttaacacctgaaaggaagaaaaaaagttttttgttaatgcgtcggatgagacgtaagatgagatgaaactgcggagtagaacagctttgagataaggtaagacggtgctgctggagagagaggtccagtgtgtgcatgtggcggcgcatagcactgagtgtggatctcaggatgcggcgagagtagcagtccgaggaacgttgtatttctcggagatacctgtgatcctgggtggtttcaaagcatgatgggtgaaactgcagttggaatccacgtggaataagtcggagctggagacagtcactgaggaaggagatgtggctgtgaaaactagttttggtagataccttatcaaacaccaggagggaaatagaaagcaatgaaggtgaacaaggtaaaagagacaaacgaaaatcccgtcggagagaagagcagaacttcttcaaggtaggcattcctggaagagaagtggcagtgaattaaacactaaaataaaagcaaaatactgcggatgctggaaatctgaaacaaaaacaagaaatgctggattcactcagcatctgtgggaagagaagcagagttaacgtttcgggtcagtgacccttcttcggaactgacaaatattagaaaagtcacagaaagtctctgacacttcccttcccttcctcgacttctctgtctccatctctggggataggttgtctaccaatatccattataagcccaccaactcccacagctatctcgactacacttcttcacaccctacctcctgtaaggactccattccattctcccagtttctccgtctccgacgcatctgctctgatgatgctaccttccatgacggtgcttctgatatgacctcctttttcctcaaccgaggatttccccccactgtggttgacagggccctcaaccgtgtccgatccattccccgcacctctaccctcaccccttcccctccctcccagaaccgtgacagggttccccttgtcctcacttttcatcccaccagcctccatatccaaaggatcatcctccgccattttcgccacctccagcgtgatgccactaccagtcgcatcttcccctcccttcccctgtcagcattccgaagggatcgttccctccgcgacaccctggtccactcctccattacccccaccacctcgtccccgtcccagggcaccttcccctgcaatcgcaggaggtgtaatacctgcccaattacctcctctctcctcactatcccaggccccaaacactcctttcaggtgaagcagcgatttacttctacttctttcaatgtactatacagtattcgctgctcacagtgtggtctcctctacattggggagaccaagcgcagactgggtgaccgctttgcggaacatctccgctcagtccgcaagcaggaccctgagcttccggttgcttgccatttcaacactcccccctgctctcatgctcacatctctgtcctgggattgctgcagtattccagtgaacatcaacacaagctcgaggaacagcatctcatctaccgattaggcacactacagcctgccggactgaacattgagttcaataatttcagagcatgacagccccccattttactttcatttttagttattttttcttccttttttttacattcttttttacattttttacaatctttttttgcatttatttcatttcatcttagtttgttcagtttgcttacccactgtttttttcaggttttttttcaggtttgcacttgctgctgttcaatattcagtgtatttacacctaatctgtactaatgcttgtctttcaacacacccattaacatattgtttgcctttgctccgtgaccttttggtcagctatgtggcctggtccaatctgcaccttctcctttgttatctcttgccccacccccacctcacttgcttataatctgtgacttttctaatatttgtcagttccgaagaagggtcactgacccgaaacgttaactctgcttctcttcccacagatgctgccagacctactgagtgattccagcatttcttgttttggcccTGAATATAATCCTCTGGCAGCTGAAAACGGGCCATTACCTACACTGGCTTGCAGttaagcaaagccttgattttaaaattcttattcttgttttcaaatccttccatggcctctcccctccctatccctgtaatctcctccagccccacatccctccaagatgtctgcgctcctctaattctggcctcttgagcattcctgattttaatcggtcCACTATCGGCGTTGGTAccctcagctgccaaggccctaagctctggaatttcctccctaaacctctttgcttctctatctctttttcctcctttaagacgatccttaaaacctacctctttgatcaaggttttagtcctaatatctccctatctGGCTCAgagttaaattttgttttatatcGCTCCGGTGAAGGCCAATTGGAACATATTATTTTGTTAAAGGTTGTTGTTAGTCATTCATGTTGTAACTTGTAATGTTCTATTTTTTGGAAATGTAGCAAATAGGGTAGtaggagacttcaggaggacatagattgcCTGCTAAAATGGGCAGACACTTGACAGGTGAAATTTAACACATATGAAGTGATATACTTTGGAAGAAAGAATGAGTGGGGattgcaggaacaaagagacctgggtttctttgtacacaaatctttgaaggacacaggacaagttgagaaggttgtttaaaaagtcatACAGGAACAGAGTCTTGAAATACGAAAGCAAGGATATTATCATGAAACTTTATAAATCATCACTTAAGCCTGTGCTAAACTATGGCATCCAATTCTGGGTATCATACTTTAGAAAGAATGTAAAGGCCTCAGAGAGGGTgaagaagagatttattagaaagGTACCAGAGATGTGGGTCTTCAGTTATGTCAAGAATTAGGGGCTGTTCCTCTTAGAACAGAGCAAGTTAAGGGGAAATTTTTTAGAGGTATTCAGACTCATGAAGGtgctgatagagtaaataagaagaaactgtttccagtggtaaaagggttggtaaccaaaggataaagatttaaagtaattggcaaaataaccagagctGGGATGAGATATTATTCAGGCAACAAGTTGttatgggttctgatgaaaggtcacagacctgaaatgctaactctgtttctcactccacaaatGCTGCTAGATTTgtatatttccagcacgttctgattttatttcagatttccagcatccgcagtattttgcttttattcaaaattAATTAGTTCTGGAAGATTACAGACTAGTTGCCTCAATCCATGTTGCGGAGCCCGAGGAGTTTAAGCAGATAAATAGATAGGAATTATTTGTGATCCTCGGTTTGTACGGGGGGCAGATTTAACGACAGGACGCATTAAAGGTCAGGAAAGGCGAAGAATCGCTTCCGGTCTCAGGGTATAAGAGGCAAGTGAGGGCATACTTCCGGTCTCTCGAGCGTGCAGTGAAAATGGTGAGTGCCGTAGTGTCGAGGGGAAGATTTAGGAGAATCCGTGTTCATCTACTCTCGCCAGGTCATTAACACCACATCGCCGCTGGGGATTAACTCTACACACGTTCAGTTATTCTATCGCACCGATATTGCGGGTGTTGGCAGATAAAAATGACGTTGGTCGAAATATTTAGGCCTCAGGCGCCCTTTCACTGCAGCTGTCACTCGAGCCCGGGGACTGAAGTTGGGCCTACTGCTTCTGCTTTATAGTAGGCACAGGCCTATTTGGAATGATGTTGATTATAGGGCATGAGCTGGATCTGTGTACGCTTCTGGGGTGTGGGACTGGGTAACTAATCCTAGTTTCACCAGGCGCCAAACGGGAGGCATTGTCATTTTAACTGGTATTGGCCAGGCTCAGTGTCCTGAAGACAGTTTGCACTAATGGTGTCACCGTCTGTTCCTCTGTTGCTAATCCTGCATAGTTCCATCCCTATAATAAACCTCTGGTGTCTTTCCCATGTTGATCGCAGCCCGACAAAATTATcccaatgtaataaaagcaaaatactgcggatactggaaatctgaaataaaaacaaagtgctggaaatattcagtatatctggcagctaTATTATCCCAATATTGGTTCATTCTGTACAATGGATCTTGACCAGTTTGGAGAGAGTAATGTTTTGGATTTTGTTCAGTTTATTGGCTTAAGGGGCTTGTATTTTCCTCCTTTCAACTGATTTTTGGTCATGCTGATTACTGAAGTTGTGTAGAGTTAGGCAAGTCCATAATAGGGATGCTACATCACACCCAACTTACTAGTTTGAAATGCATGTTCAGGAGGCTAAATGATGACTAAAACAGAagttgttagcacctgaaagggtgATGGGTTAAATATTCAGGAATTCTTCACAGGAAGGGTACCTAGTTAATCATTTACCTGTGTCCTTTTCTGACACTTTATACAACATTGTAGAAATTACTGTGGGGTGGGGGAAAGATTCAGCTCATGCCAGCATTGATTCTAACTTTTCATCTCTAATCCTATTTTCTCTGTATCCTTTTCAAATACCTACTGATGACACATGAAATATATAGCATCTCCCTTAGCCCTAATCAGCCCTGTTTTCATTTCATATTTGTGTCTCTTTGACCACTTCTGACTTTACATGATGTGATGTACAGATTATTTCTTGGAGAGCAAATAAATTGATTTTCCTGCATCTTGAGGCTGTATGTTATAAAGTGGTACACACCATTATACACGGAAAAGCATCAAAATTCATTAATTGTTAAAAAAGGAAACCTGAAATTCACATTCACATGTCCAAAGATGCAGACTCAGACAGCCTGTGCCAGGTTTTAaatttgaagcaggagatgatctaTGTGCAGTACCAGAATAAAGTGATTccaatgaaagatcattgacctgaacgttcactctgcttctcactccacagatgttgcctgaactgCTAGGATGTATATATAATTGAATATCATCTAAACTGTTGGTTTCATTTAtagtataggtgcatttaagggtaAACCTAGATCACTACATGAATGAGAAAGAAATAGAGGGATGTCTTAATAAATTTTGGGAGCAGCCCCCTAAAAGCACTGCGCTGTTATTTTTTTTTGCCAAAATATACTTtgctcataaaatttgtaaaagtacactaCATAATTCAGATTTGATATATAAAGTGCAATATAGATAAGTTTATTTCAATACAATACATGAGGTGCCTTACtatacttgccattacaggttgtaTTTACAAGGTAcaattacatttcatgtcaaacattctctggtacatAGAGCCCAAGggattttacatgggttccagaatATTGGCATACTATGGCAGGGGGGCCTTGGGTAGTGGCTTTTCCCCTTTGAGCCTTAGCgatggctgctccaagctttagtgcatccctcagctcatagtcctggacattggaatgtaCCTGTCTGCAACACTCTGTCATTGACaggtctttgcactggaagaccagcaagtttcgggcaaagCATTATTATGTTGATGCTGAGGTGATGGGCGAGCTGTGCTTGGCTTCAGGTCTGCAACCTCTGACTTGCTTTCTTTGTTCCTGTGCTGTCCACATTAGGGccggagtgtaacaggtgcttgtgcCTCCCAATAGGCTGGACTCTGAGCTCAGGAtttcttttattctttcgtgggatgtgggtgtcactggtgaccgcgtgggtttctgccaggtgctccggtttcctcccacagccaaagacttgcaagttgataggtaaattggccattgtaaattgcccctagtgtaggtaggtggtaggagaattgggggaaggtggggatgtggtagggaatatggattaatgtaggattagtataaatgggtggttgatggttggcacagactcggtgggccgaagtgcctgtttcagtgttgtatctctctatgactgtatgacagttaagagtcaaccacacagaCCAGatagggatgacagatttccttctctgaagggcattagtgaaccagatgggtttttatgacacacaatgatagtttcatggcaccattactcagaccagctttcaattccagattttaattaattaattgaatttaaatgctaCCAGTTGTTGTGGGATTTGAGCCTGtgaccccaggacattagcctgggcctctgagttactagtccagtgacattacccctaTGCCACTGTCTTTCCTGTGATAGCACAGAGTTAACTCCTCTTTCATAAAACACCTTTTAGAGGTGGGATGACCTAAGTAGATAATATAATTCAAAAACAATTTGGTAAGGTTTTGCCTGTGAGCAAGTTTGATTCATTGCCGTTCTTCTTTTTCAGACGAAGGGGACATCGTCATTTGGTAAGAGGCGGAACAAGACCCACACGCTTTGCCGGCGGTGTGGGGCCAAAGCATTTCACCTGCAGAAATCGACCTGTGGTAAATGTGCCTACCCTGCCAAGAGAAAGAGGAAGTGTAAGTATCTCAGCATCGTGCAGAACTGAGCAGGTAGCCATGGCCCAAATGGTCTAACACTTGAGTTTGGACATAAGTGGTCTCCCTGTTGACTGACTCATGTTGCAGTATGGTTCCAGTACTGACCATGGTGTGCAAGTGGTCTTGTGCATGAGCCTCGGTACTGAGTGTTGGCATGTTCTTTGGAAATCCCCACAGTTTGAGTCTATCCTAGTTTTCTGATGTGCACGGTTCAGCAGAGATCACTGGAGGCTCCCTGATTGGTTTAAAAAATTCTCCTGAGCGGCGACACCAGGAATGTTGTGTTTCCACCATCGCCCTCTCTACCTTGGGCAATGCTGGTGTCACTGACTCAGTTTACAACGTGCATGTGTTTGTTTGCTGAGCCATTAGGGATTAGGTTTAGTGTTTTCAAAGATTTAGCAACTGATGCAAACTGGTTACCCTTAATTCTGtttttcagtttaaaaaaatgGAGACTTTTTCCTGACTATTAGAGTAAGTTTCTGTTAGGTGGTGTGGATGAACATCAGGCAAAGGTGAGATTTGGTTGAGATTCCCTCTGTGGTAAAATTGCCATCACTTGCTGTGTTTCACTTGTTACAATTTGACACTTGGATAGAGTACATATAGGTGGTTAACACCTGTTGAACAGTTATTAGCTGTAGGAAAGGAGGAGTGGGAGTGCTTACGATAACCCAGtaactttaataaaagcaaatgtaccagaaaaagagttgggggagggggccacagtaggactggaacaaggaatgttctacatatcccataaaaagacagacataactaggacccaggcGGGTACTCAGTAACTTTGCTGTTTTAGAACTCAAAACATCTTGAATGTTTTGACATATTTGATGAAGTATTTgtagcacagacagagagaccatTTTGGCCATCAAATCCATGCAagtatttttctccaaatcattccgTCTAATTTCACTCCTGCTGGCTTCTCCAATCTTTTCCAATCACCCTCTAATTGTGTTTCAAAAATACTTATGCGCTCTGCTTCAGCAAAGTTAGCATATTCTCAACCAATCTCTGCAAAAAAAAATTCTTTGCAATTATCTCCAATTTGTGCTGTCTTGTTTGACCAATGAAAGCACTATGTCACTGTTTGACTTGTCCTTCAAAAGTTTGAAGACCTCGATTAGTTCAGCCCTTAATCTAGTGCTGACAAAAAACCCAATACCTTGAATCTCTTCAAAAATATTATTCATCTCGGGCAACTGTTTCTGCTGCTTTTAATTGTTTCACATCTGGAGTAAGCTGGGGGGTTGTAACTATGATGTTTAGTTTTGTGGGTCTGGTGGGTTGTGGCATTCTGGTTAAATACTTGCTGTTGGTTGGAATTGTTTTGTTTGAGAGCTGGCAGTTCTGATCTTTCCGACTTCCCTACAGACAACTGGAGTACTAAAGCCAAAAGGAGAAACACAACTGGTACAGGCCGCATGAGGCACTTGAAGGTGGTGTATCGCAGATTCAggtaagagatgcagtggcagtGAGAAGGTATCCATACCGGTtgtggaagcaaagttaatgttcctGATGGCTATTCCAGTGTGTGTGATGGTCAAGTGTCTACTTTTCATTAAGGTGAAAGATTTAAAAATTGTGTTGGGGTGTATCTCTGGGAGAGGTCAGTGTTGGAGGGAATTGAGTGTATCTGGGAGAGGGCGGCATTGAGTATATCTACGAGAGGGTGGTATGCTGGATTAGAGCACTCTTTCTATCTTCTGGAATTTAATTTGAGTCCAACCCAATCTGCTGAATTTTCAGTGTCCCAAGTCAATTGAGTTTGGACACTGGGAAACTTCTGGAAGTCAAACTGATGTGAGTTCTAGACATATTTAGAACATTTTAAGGCCATAAAACAGGAGAAAAATACCACAATGCTTTTATAATTTGGATTCAGGTGCTGGGCTGGGGATAGTGGGAGGGGGAATGAATCTAAAATGCTTAGGGCAGTGTGGCCCAAATTCATTATTAAAATTGTGCAAATGTTATGAATGCAGAGCGGGCATTTGGGAAACCCTCATTGAGTATATTTACATCTGTGTGCACTTCCTGTCTTTAAAGCGTTACTCCATGTTGTCACATTTGTCCGTTTTTCCATTCTAAATTCCTGTATATACATTCACCATGTAAACTTGGCATATGGTAACTACACCCTCCTGTCAGTGATGGCACTGTAGTGCTAGGCTtggtgtctccttccatctctatttCCTAAATTGCCCATAGTTTTGCAATTTATGATATAAAATCAAAATAACACCACACACAGAGTAGGAACCAAATGTCGTCTTCGAATGGCCGAGTTAGAGAGTAGGTCATAATTGTGCTTTTATAAGTAGCCTCATTTTAATTTCTTATTATTTGTATACTTTCATTTACAATAATCTTGGTTAAAGGAAGGAAGGATTTGacatctttcatgtcctcaggactttCCAAAATGCTGCATAGCAAAGCCTGGGGCAATTTGGGAAGTCTTTTTGGAGCTTAGGGTTTTCCACAATAAAGGTGATGGAGCTTGGAGAAACAAAACTGACACTACAATGCAACTGTTGTCTGGAGGGCGTAATTTCAGCATGAAAATCATCAAACTTAGAGAAGATAAAACCCCTGGTCTAAATGGATTGCATTCATgcatgttttaaaaaaaagttagggaagagatagcagaggcaggtccacaggtcactgaaagtggcaacgcaggtggataaggtagtcaagaaggcattcggcatgcttgcttcatcggtcggggcatagagtataaaaattggcaagtcatgctgcagctgtacagaactttagtaaggccgcgcttagaatattgcgtgcaattctggtcgccacactaccagaaggatgtggaggctttggagagggtacagaagaggtttaccaggatgttgtctggtctggaggacattagctgtgaggagaggttggataaactccgattgttttcactggaacgacggacgtggaggggtgacatgatagaggtttacaaagttatgagcggcatggacagagtggatagtcaagctttttcccagggtggaagagtcggttactaggggacgtaggtttaaggtgtgagaggcaaagtttagaggggatatgcaaggcaagttctttacacagagggtggtgagtgcctggaacttgctgctgggggaggtggtggaagcaggtacgatagcaacgtttaagaggcatcgtgacaaatacatgaataggatgggaatagagggatacggtccccggcaatgcagaaggttttagtttagacaggcatcaagatcggcgcagacttggagtgccgaatggcctgttcctgtgctgtactgttctttgtacatgaatatataaaaaaaattagAAAAGGAAATAGTGCCTGAGGACTGGTGGACGGTTAGTGTTTTTGTATTAAGAGGAGATAAAACTAGTCCAGgagcatgggaacaggagtaggctatttagcccttgagcctcttccgccattcaataactttCTAAATTTTAGTGAATATAGCCCTAGTTTGTGTAGTCTTTGTAATTCAATCctttgagtccaggtatcattctggtaaattaatgctgcactccctccaatgtcAATAtaaccttcctaaggtgtggtgcccagaacttctTGCAGTgcttcaggtgtggtctaacatTGTTCTGTCTTGCTGGAACATGTCTTCAAATCCCTTGTGTTCTATTCCTCTATCTATAAAAGGCAGCTTTCCATTAGTCCTTGATTATTTTCTCTACCTGTTCATGTttttttttagagtcatagagtgatacagcattgaaacaggcccttcggcccaccaagtctgtggtgaccaacaaccacccatttatactaatcctacattaatcccatattccctaccacatccccaccattctgctaccacctacctacgctaggggcaatttacaatggccaatttacctctcaacctgcaggtctttggctgtgggaggaaaccggagcacctggcggaaccccacgcagtcacagggagaacttgcaaactccacacaggcagtacctggaactgaacccgggtcgctggagctgtggtgctaaccactgtgccgccccaattttaatgatctatgtacctggatccccaaatctctttggaccttcactgtttctagcttttcattatTTAGTAaggaccctgttctatcctttaggTCCAAAGTAtatgatctcacatttgcctacattcaaATCCATTTGCCGCTGTTTTGCTTATTCACTTAATCTTTCAATATCTTTGtagttttatgcttccatctactctGCTTACGATgttatctttatgtcatctgcaagctACGATTAGTGGCTTTCTATCTCATCATCTAAGTAGTTAATAAATATGGCGAATAGTTGAGGCCCAACACAGATTCTTGCAGGACGCcacgagtcacatcctgccaattagagtacatgcccattatctctactctctgtctcctgccgctcaaccattttcctaaccaggtcaataatttgtctttaATTCCATaatcttcaactttagctaacagtctccaaTGAGGGACTTTATCAGATGTCTTCTGGACCTCCATATAAATAACCTCCATAGTCATTCTTCTGTCCTCTActttagtcatctcttcaaaaaaccAATCAAGTGTGTCAGAATCacagaactatagaccagttagcttagtgGTAGGAAAAgtaatggaatctttactcaaagatgtaataggaAAGCATCTAGAAACTGAAAGTTTAATGGTCAGCAGATTTCCTGTTTCAAAGGgttggaagtggtgttccacagggatcagtggtgggatcaCTGTTCACAACGATTTAAGATCAGGAATTagaagtataatttcaaaatttgcagacaaaatTGAGCTGGTATAATcaacactgaggaagaatgcaacaaaatataAGAAGGCagggagatggtagcatagtggtaaagtTACTGGATCATTAAtcctgaggcctggactaatgctccagagacatgagttcagattgggcggcgcagtggttagcaccgcagcctcacagatccagggacccgggttcgattccgggtactgcctgtgtggagtttgcaagttctccctgtgtctgcgtgggttttctccgggtgctccggtttcctcccacaagccaaaagacttgcaggttgataggtaaattggccattataaattgtcactaatataggtaggtggtagggaaatatacggacaggtggggatgtttggtaggaatatgggattagtgtaggattagtataaatgggtggttgatgttcggcacagactcg comes from Heterodontus francisci isolate sHetFra1 chromosome 36, sHetFra1.hap1, whole genome shotgun sequence and encodes:
- the LOC137351767 gene encoding large ribosomal subunit protein eL37; this translates as MTKGTSSFGKRRNKTHTLCRRCGAKAFHLQKSTCGKCAYPAKRKRKYNWSTKAKRRNTTGTGRMRHLKVVYRRFRNGFREGTTPKPRRAAMASSSTA